In the genome of Granulibacter bethesdensis CGDNIH1, one region contains:
- a CDS encoding orotate phosphoribosyltransferase gives MTASHLTSEWDRDAALTTARLLLEIKAVNFRPDEPYTLTSGWKSPVYIDCRRIIYFPRARQKITQLAIEKLSRHIGYETIQAVAGGETAGIPFAAWIADGMNLPMAYVRKKPKGFGRNALIEGDTPEGLNTLLVEDLTTDGGSKIQFARALRDAGALCNHAFVVFFYGVFPGSFETLSAMDLTLHHLCTWWDVLEACKDKSYFSSDVLAGVRRFLDDPMGWSAAHGGVASAEEAAARKAASAQKG, from the coding sequence ATGACCGCGTCGCATCTGACCAGTGAATGGGATCGTGACGCTGCCTTGACCACTGCGCGTCTGCTGCTGGAGATCAAGGCCGTCAATTTCCGCCCGGATGAACCTTATACGCTGACATCCGGCTGGAAATCCCCCGTCTATATCGACTGTCGCCGGATTATCTATTTTCCCCGGGCGCGGCAGAAAATCACCCAGCTCGCCATTGAAAAGCTCAGCCGCCATATCGGCTATGAGACCATTCAGGCCGTAGCGGGTGGCGAGACAGCGGGTATTCCCTTTGCCGCCTGGATCGCGGATGGCATGAACCTGCCGATGGCCTATGTCCGCAAGAAGCCGAAAGGCTTCGGCCGTAACGCTCTGATCGAAGGCGATACTCCGGAAGGGCTGAACACTCTGCTGGTCGAGGATCTGACCACCGATGGCGGTTCCAAGATCCAGTTCGCCCGTGCACTGCGCGATGCCGGGGCGCTGTGCAACCATGCATTCGTGGTATTTTTCTATGGTGTCTTCCCCGGCAGCTTTGAAACCCTGTCGGCCATGGATCTGACGCTGCATCACCTCTGCACCTGGTGGGATGTGCTGGAAGCCTGCAAGGATAAAAGCTATTTCAGCAGCGATGTACTGGCTGGCGTGCGGCGCTTTCTGGATGATCCGATGGGCTGGTCCGCCGCCCATGGCGGTGTTGCCAGCGCCGAGGAAGCCGCTGCACGCAAAGCTGCCTCCGCCCAAAAGGGTTAA
- a CDS encoding KPN_02809 family neutral zinc metallopeptidase has product MEAYRDIILPLQKGIGMRLDDQRESNNIQDDRGTGGPFIPGGIKIGGLGTIAIVLVGLYFGIDPRLLLSLTGNGGPVSSPVPSPLSPAQQAQSDPSGSDPQRRFVSRILASTEDVWSTVFKAHGKTYQPPILVLFDGTTRSACGTAQSAMGPFYCPVDQKVYLDTSFFRELQERLGAGGDFARAYVIAHEVGHHVQNQLGILGKVTRRREEADQGTANALSVRLELQADCFAGVWAKQANDARSILEKGDIEQGLNAADAIGDDRLQKRARGYIVPDSFTHGSSSQRVAWFRKGLQTGEVEACNTFTSPAP; this is encoded by the coding sequence ATGGAAGCGTATCGAGACATCATCCTGCCCTTGCAAAAGGGGATCGGTATGCGACTCGATGATCAGCGTGAAAGTAACAATATTCAGGATGATCGAGGTACTGGCGGCCCCTTTATTCCGGGTGGGATCAAAATTGGTGGTCTCGGCACAATCGCCATTGTGCTGGTCGGGCTTTATTTCGGCATTGATCCTCGTCTTCTGCTCAGCCTGACGGGAAATGGCGGCCCGGTTTCATCGCCCGTTCCCTCCCCCCTTTCCCCGGCGCAGCAAGCACAAAGCGATCCATCCGGATCGGATCCACAACGTCGGTTTGTCAGTCGCATACTGGCCTCGACAGAAGACGTGTGGAGCACCGTTTTCAAGGCCCATGGAAAAACCTACCAGCCGCCGATTCTGGTACTGTTTGATGGCACAACACGCTCAGCCTGCGGCACGGCACAGTCGGCAATGGGACCATTTTATTGCCCGGTGGACCAAAAAGTTTACCTCGACACATCCTTCTTCCGTGAATTGCAGGAGCGGCTGGGCGCAGGGGGAGATTTCGCCCGTGCCTACGTCATTGCACACGAGGTCGGGCATCATGTGCAAAACCAGCTCGGCATTCTGGGCAAAGTCACTCGCCGGCGAGAAGAAGCCGATCAAGGCACAGCCAATGCACTGTCTGTGCGGCTGGAATTACAGGCCGACTGCTTCGCCGGGGTCTGGGCAAAGCAGGCCAATGATGCCCGGTCTATCCTGGAAAAAGGCGATATCGAACAGGGCCTGAACGCTGCTGACGCGATCGGCGATGACCGCCTGCAAAAGCGTGCACGCGGCTATATCGTACCGGATTCCTTTACGCATGGAAGCTCATCCCAACGGGTGGCCTGGTTTCGCAAAGGGCTACAAACCGGAGAGGTGGAAGCCTGCAACACCTTCACCAGTCCAGCCCCCTGA
- a CDS encoding CHAD domain-containing protein: MIDTSALPPVVIDTVAETPAAEMLDLVPETEPGHAPVTITMAFDPALAERLPRLAPLSRQRKGRMKTRSFRRIYHDTPEAAFFADHRALVVDGGMWRVESLATPPSLPGSQLDEQTLIAPIETLLASYGIEGGVMPIASVEGRQRSLVLSDQTRMDSEELTVFIEDGTIRNLTDVLPFGRIHIQGDARAIAALASELQENEEARLRIPETPLSMLAVSHGRGLAARPAAGLAAPEIDPGISTEDAARHIIGHLTLALLYWAPRIRLLKPGEIDKAALEPVHQIRVTLRRLRSALSIFSAVLACPELDNVKAHLKTIGTLLGPARDWDVFISQTGQTLLDTFPDHAALKRLMERAAKQREQHYHTLLASLETPGFDRLGLSLALLCQVRPWRQAIHTLHDEVRHHREEYLNQPIEIFAAGVLKKRLKKLPASAPISDLPTAALHELRLHAKRLRYACEFFAACFPHKQGRRMIRRLSELQEELGILNDGAVAAGLMQEIEGKDGVQGAQARGIVLGFSAAHGASARQKIIAAWKHFHAAKPFWN, from the coding sequence ATGATTGATACATCTGCATTGCCTCCAGTCGTGATCGATACCGTGGCTGAGACACCTGCTGCTGAAATGCTGGACCTTGTGCCGGAAACAGAACCAGGCCATGCCCCGGTGACGATAACAATGGCTTTTGATCCGGCCCTGGCAGAACGACTGCCACGCCTTGCACCGCTGTCACGCCAGCGCAAAGGCCGGATGAAAACGCGTTCGTTCCGGCGGATTTATCACGACACACCGGAGGCGGCCTTTTTTGCCGATCATCGGGCTCTGGTTGTCGATGGGGGAATGTGGCGCGTGGAAAGTCTTGCCACCCCCCCTTCGCTGCCCGGTTCGCAACTGGATGAACAGACTCTGATTGCGCCGATCGAAACCTTGCTTGCGTCGTACGGTATCGAGGGCGGAGTCATGCCGATCGCATCCGTGGAAGGACGCCAGCGCAGTCTCGTCCTGAGCGATCAGACACGGATGGACAGTGAAGAACTGACCGTCTTCATTGAAGACGGCACGATCCGTAATCTGACCGACGTGCTTCCCTTTGGCCGCATCCATATCCAGGGCGATGCAAGGGCCATCGCTGCATTGGCATCCGAGCTTCAGGAGAATGAGGAAGCCCGGCTTCGGATTCCGGAAACGCCGCTTTCCATGCTAGCCGTTTCCCACGGACGCGGACTGGCAGCCCGCCCCGCCGCCGGCCTGGCTGCGCCGGAGATTGATCCCGGCATCAGCACCGAAGATGCCGCACGGCATATCATCGGTCATCTGACGTTGGCATTGCTTTACTGGGCGCCACGTATCCGCCTGCTAAAACCAGGCGAAATCGACAAAGCCGCGCTGGAGCCTGTGCACCAGATCCGGGTGACGCTGCGCCGCCTGCGTTCAGCCCTATCGATTTTCTCCGCCGTACTGGCCTGTCCAGAGCTGGATAACGTCAAGGCGCATCTGAAAACAATCGGTACTCTGCTGGGGCCAGCACGCGATTGGGATGTATTTATCAGCCAGACTGGCCAAACCCTGCTGGACACCTTCCCTGACCATGCCGCACTGAAACGTCTGATGGAGCGGGCTGCAAAACAGAGAGAACAGCATTACCACACCTTGCTGGCCAGTCTGGAAACCCCCGGTTTCGACAGGCTGGGGCTATCCCTCGCCCTGCTGTGCCAGGTGCGGCCATGGCGACAGGCGATCCATACGCTCCATGATGAAGTGCGGCATCATCGTGAAGAATACCTGAACCAGCCAATCGAAATCTTCGCCGCCGGGGTACTGAAAAAACGCCTGAAAAAACTGCCCGCCAGCGCCCCGATCTCTGATCTGCCCACCGCCGCCCTGCATGAATTACGCCTGCATGCAAAACGTTTGCGCTATGCTTGTGAATTCTTTGCCGCCTGCTTCCCCCATAAACAGGGACGCCGGATGATCCGCCGGCTGTCAGAACTTCAGGAAGAACTCGGCATTCTCAATGACGGAGCCGTGGCGGCCGGGCTGATGCAGGAAATTGAGGGGAAAGACGGCGTGCAGGGCGCACAGGCCCGCGGCATCGTGCTGGGCTTCTCCGCCGCCCATGGGGCCAGCGCCAGACAGAAGATTATCGCCGCCTGGAAACATTTCCATGCGGCAAAGCCGTTCTGGAACTGA
- a CDS encoding DUF2459 domain-containing protein codes for MTVDTGFLYVIDNGWHTAIGFDAVDLTGGLATFKTIFPHARAVVFGYGKRTFMTARPQTISEYIMGPVPGPAVIEAVGLTVSPELAYGQQHVSRLRLPRQDIEAAVSWVANDLADDPQGQPRLVGFEDGKRGAFYVARDRYSMLHTCNRWSADLLRKAGVPLEPAGVVLSGQLIRRLNQAAIQCPSDQSPAVIISRAADDHQSILHSAPPE; via the coding sequence ATGACGGTCGATACCGGCTTTCTCTATGTTATCGACAATGGCTGGCACACTGCGATCGGTTTCGATGCTGTTGACCTGACGGGTGGTCTTGCCACTTTCAAAACCATCTTCCCCCATGCAAGGGCAGTGGTGTTTGGATATGGCAAGCGAACCTTCATGACGGCCCGGCCGCAGACCATATCCGAATATATTATGGGACCAGTGCCGGGCCCGGCGGTGATCGAGGCGGTCGGGCTGACTGTCTCACCGGAGCTTGCTTACGGTCAGCAGCATGTCAGCCGGTTACGGCTGCCCCGTCAGGATATAGAAGCTGCGGTCTCATGGGTGGCGAACGATCTGGCTGACGATCCGCAAGGTCAGCCGAGGCTGGTCGGCTTCGAGGACGGGAAACGGGGTGCATTTTATGTGGCACGTGACCGGTATTCGATGCTCCATACATGCAATCGCTGGTCGGCGGACCTGCTGCGCAAGGCGGGAGTGCCGTTGGAACCGGCCGGTGTCGTATTGAGCGGGCAGCTGATCAGGCGCCTGAATCAGGCGGCGATCCAGTGCCCATCCGATCAGTCCCCGGCAGTGATCATCAGCAGGGCGGCAGACGACCATCAGAGCATACTGCACTCTGCCCCGCCGGAATAA
- a CDS encoding tRNA1(Val) (adenine(37)-N6)-methyltransferase, giving the protein MNENNDVTEGSLLNGAIAYRQLRTGFRTGLEPVLLAAAIPARAEERVLEAGTGPGAGLLCLAHRVPGIQGTGVEKSSDIATLARQNVQTNHLENRLSIITQDILDFAQEMSGSPSNYDHVFANPPWHEEASSPSPVALRDQAKRRHAGLVSQWVQALGSMVRPRGSISLILPAALISEAMTSLREAKAGEISLYPLWPKAGRRAKIIIVRGIKAARGPDRVEPGLMLHQEDGSFTPQAHEILRYGKALAF; this is encoded by the coding sequence ATGAACGAAAACAACGATGTCACCGAAGGCAGTCTGCTCAACGGCGCAATTGCTTACCGCCAGTTACGGACTGGTTTCCGCACCGGACTTGAACCGGTTCTGCTGGCAGCCGCGATTCCCGCACGGGCCGAAGAGCGCGTGCTGGAAGCCGGCACCGGTCCGGGAGCCGGGCTTTTATGCCTTGCCCATCGTGTACCTGGCATTCAGGGCACGGGAGTGGAAAAATCCAGCGACATTGCGACACTGGCCCGTCAGAATGTCCAGACCAACCATCTGGAAAACCGTCTGTCGATTATCACGCAGGATATTTTGGACTTTGCACAGGAGATGTCGGGTTCTCCATCAAACTATGATCACGTCTTTGCCAATCCGCCGTGGCATGAGGAAGCATCTTCCCCTTCCCCCGTCGCACTTCGTGATCAGGCGAAACGTCGCCATGCCGGGCTCGTCAGTCAGTGGGTGCAGGCACTGGGCAGCATGGTGAGGCCGCGCGGCTCGATCAGCCTGATCCTGCCCGCTGCACTGATCAGTGAGGCCATGACCAGCCTGCGTGAGGCCAAGGCCGGAGAGATCAGCCTCTATCCGCTATGGCCGAAAGCGGGACGGCGCGCCAAAATCATTATCGTACGAGGCATCAAGGCTGCCCGTGGGCCTGACAGGGTAGAACCCGGGCTGATGCTGCATCAGGAGGATGGCAGCTTTACCCCACAGGCTCATGAGATCCTGCGATATGGAAAAGCACTGGCTTTTTAA
- a CDS encoding SCO family protein, which yields MKTDLYASRFFRRGALILVIAAVAVMGAWHAGLFGEGGGAGQEANFSRGQEVDGHAGIGGSFILTDQNGRTVTDQTLRGRWMLVYFGYTFCPDICPTELQSMSATIKALGALSGRLAPVFVTIDPARDRPAELAAYLAHFDPTIIGLTGTEAQISTFARKYHVYYARKGEGKDYSMDHSSYLYLMRPDGSFDRLFPGGMSPNDLAAALRPILSEAPHS from the coding sequence ATGAAGACCGATCTATATGCCAGCCGCTTTTTCCGCCGTGGTGCACTTATTCTGGTAATTGCTGCCGTGGCGGTGATGGGGGCATGGCACGCCGGCCTGTTCGGGGAAGGGGGCGGGGCCGGGCAGGAGGCCAATTTCTCGCGCGGTCAGGAGGTTGATGGCCATGCAGGAATCGGCGGTTCTTTCATATTGACCGATCAGAATGGCCGGACAGTGACAGACCAGACACTCAGGGGACGCTGGATGCTGGTCTATTTCGGCTATACGTTTTGCCCGGATATATGTCCTACCGAATTGCAGAGTATGTCTGCAACTATCAAGGCTCTGGGAGCGCTTTCAGGACGGCTGGCACCGGTTTTCGTCACGATTGACCCTGCCCGGGACAGGCCGGCAGAACTTGCGGCCTATCTGGCGCATTTTGACCCCACCATTATCGGCCTGACCGGAACAGAAGCGCAAATTTCAACTTTTGCGAGAAAATATCATGTATATTATGCTAGGAAAGGCGAAGGAAAAGACTATAGCATGGATCATTCTTCTTATCTTTATCTGATGCGTCCCGATGGATCGTTTGATCGGCTGTTCCCGGGAGGAATGAGCCCGAATGATCTGGCTGCTGCATTGCGCCCGATTCTGTCGGAAGCCCCTCATTCATGA
- a CDS encoding metallophosphoesterase, with protein sequence MGMGEKFITVTDTPALDSVSTFPRHPPADVPIRVIGDVHGDARAFTHAVTTDRFIIQLGDLTDGGPENGEVLRIMLDLLHRGRGLFLLGNHDLRLARRLAGRSVRPDPTLEETCAQIDTLHIPQIIHAIAHAPAWIVSGNRIFLHGGFHTDMLHTAPPFPVPIQDGRVHGVLARALYGEPTGQLQPDGYPERSLRWVDRIPKNLIVYCGHDNRSPDGRPLTMYGQRGGTAIFLDTGAGKGGHLSWIDIDS encoded by the coding sequence ATGGGTATGGGAGAGAAATTTATTACCGTGACGGACACACCAGCCCTGGACTCCGTCAGTACTTTTCCGCGGCATCCCCCCGCCGATGTTCCAATCCGCGTCATCGGCGATGTGCATGGCGATGCACGCGCGTTTACCCATGCCGTCACCACAGACCGTTTCATTATCCAGTTGGGTGACCTGACGGATGGCGGACCTGAAAACGGCGAAGTTCTGCGGATCATGCTCGACCTGCTTCATCGGGGGCGCGGGCTGTTCCTGCTCGGTAACCACGATCTGAGACTGGCCAGGCGGCTGGCCGGACGATCCGTCCGGCCTGATCCGACGCTTGAAGAAACCTGTGCGCAGATCGATACCCTCCATATCCCGCAGATCATTCATGCGATTGCCCATGCGCCAGCCTGGATTGTCAGCGGGAACCGCATCTTTCTTCATGGCGGTTTTCATACCGACATGCTGCATACCGCCCCCCCTTTCCCGGTTCCCATTCAGGATGGACGCGTCCATGGCGTGCTGGCCCGTGCGCTATATGGCGAACCCACCGGTCAGCTTCAGCCTGATGGTTATCCGGAGCGCAGTCTGCGCTGGGTTGACCGTATTCCGAAAAATCTCATCGTTTACTGCGGCCATGACAATCGCAGCCCGGACGGCCGTCCTCTGACGATGTATGGGCAACGTGGCGGAACAGCGATTTTTCTGGATACGGGGGCCGGGAAAGGCGGCCATCTGTCCTGGATAGACATCGACTCCTGA
- a CDS encoding polyprenyl synthetase family protein — protein sequence MILPPSDAEGVEGALSGLIALVQDDLTLCNQAIIDRMDSQVPLIPQLAAHIVAAGGKRLRPLLTLASARLCGFDTALAGGVPRHVHLAACVEFIHTATLLHDDVVDESRMRRGMASANAVFGNNASVLVGDFLFARAFQLMVEDGSLQVLAILSKAAATIAEGEVLQLATQNDLETPESRYLEVIEGKTASLFAAACQVGAVVAARPAEEEQALYDYGMSLGIAFQLTDDALDYAADQRKLGKTVGDDFREGKITLPVLAAFHAGDAEEKRFWQRTIGESDQTEDDLEEALRLIARHDTIGLTLERARIMAEKAKRALDIFPDTPLRRSLCAVADYTVWRAR from the coding sequence ATGATCCTGCCGCCGTCTGATGCAGAAGGGGTAGAAGGTGCCTTGTCGGGCCTGATCGCACTGGTGCAGGACGACCTGACCCTGTGCAATCAGGCTATTATAGATCGTATGGACAGTCAGGTGCCGCTGATCCCGCAACTGGCGGCCCATATCGTGGCAGCAGGGGGGAAACGTCTTCGGCCTCTGTTGACGCTGGCCAGTGCCAGGCTCTGTGGATTTGATACCGCCTTGGCGGGTGGGGTGCCGCGGCATGTCCATCTGGCAGCCTGCGTGGAGTTCATCCATACCGCGACACTGCTGCATGATGATGTCGTCGATGAAAGCCGCATGCGGCGCGGTATGGCCAGTGCCAATGCGGTTTTCGGCAATAACGCCTCCGTGCTGGTAGGCGATTTCCTCTTCGCGCGGGCGTTTCAGCTGATGGTGGAGGACGGATCGCTTCAGGTTCTGGCGATCCTTTCCAAGGCTGCTGCAACCATTGCTGAGGGCGAAGTCCTCCAGCTCGCTACGCAGAATGATCTGGAGACGCCGGAATCACGCTATCTGGAAGTGATTGAGGGCAAGACGGCCTCCCTGTTCGCAGCGGCCTGTCAGGTCGGAGCCGTGGTTGCCGCGCGTCCGGCTGAAGAGGAACAGGCGCTATATGATTACGGTATGAGTCTCGGAATTGCGTTCCAGTTGACCGACGATGCGCTCGATTATGCGGCGGATCAGCGTAAACTGGGCAAGACCGTTGGTGACGATTTCCGTGAGGGCAAGATCACACTGCCAGTACTCGCTGCTTTCCATGCCGGTGATGCGGAGGAAAAGCGTTTCTGGCAGCGCACTATTGGCGAGAGCGATCAGACCGAGGATGATCTGGAGGAGGCTTTGCGCCTTATCGCCAGACATGACACTATCGGCCTCACCCTCGAACGGGCCAGGATAATGGCGGAAAAAGCCAAGCGGGCACTGGATATTTTTCCTGATACCCCGCTTCGTCGCAGCCTGTGCGCGGTGGCCGACTACACGGTCTGGCGTGCGCGGTAA
- a CDS encoding citrate synthase translates to MSGSPTRSVTVQLNGTDKSATYPLLDGTLGPSVFDIRKMQGDLGVFTYDPGYGGTAACESKITFIDGDEGVLLHRGYPIDQLAEKSSFLEVAYLLLNGELPKPDELTEFSTEVMRRTMLHEQLRSVFQGFRRDAHPMAMLCGVVGALSAFYHDSLDITNPEHRNICALRLIAKVPTIAAWAYKYSIGHPFVYPRYDMGYAENFLYMINGRPSEDYKGNKVLERAMDRILILHADHEQNASTSTVRLAGSTGANPFACIAAGIASLWGPAHGGANEAVLKMLAEIGHVSNIPAFIEKVKDKNSNVRLMGFGHRVYKNYDPRAKIMQQTCHEVLTELGIKDDPMLDMAVELERIALSDEYFISKKLYPNVDFYSGIILKAMGFPTSMFTVLFAVARTVGWISQWQELIEDPAQRIGRPRQIYTGYGPRDYVSADHR, encoded by the coding sequence ATGAGCGGCTCCCCTACGCGCAGCGTCACCGTCCAGCTGAACGGCACGGATAAGTCGGCAACCTACCCGTTGCTCGACGGCACGCTTGGCCCTTCTGTCTTCGATATCAGGAAGATGCAGGGCGATCTGGGTGTCTTCACCTATGATCCAGGCTATGGCGGAACTGCCGCCTGCGAAAGCAAGATCACATTCATCGATGGTGATGAAGGCGTTCTTCTGCACCGAGGCTACCCGATTGATCAGCTGGCCGAGAAGTCGAGCTTTCTTGAAGTGGCCTATCTGCTGCTGAACGGTGAACTGCCGAAGCCGGATGAACTGACGGAATTCAGCACCGAAGTCATGCGTCGCACCATGCTGCATGAACAACTGCGCAGCGTGTTCCAGGGCTTCCGCCGCGATGCCCATCCGATGGCCATGCTCTGTGGCGTCGTCGGTGCTCTCAGCGCGTTTTATCACGACAGCCTGGACATCACGAATCCCGAACATCGGAATATCTGCGCCCTGCGCCTGATCGCCAAAGTGCCGACCATTGCGGCATGGGCGTATAAATACTCGATCGGCCATCCTTTCGTGTATCCGCGTTACGATATGGGCTATGCGGAAAACTTCCTCTACATGATCAACGGGCGCCCGTCGGAGGATTATAAGGGAAACAAGGTTCTGGAACGGGCCATGGACCGCATCCTGATCCTGCATGCCGATCATGAGCAGAACGCCTCGACTTCCACAGTGCGTCTGGCTGGCTCTACTGGCGCCAACCCGTTTGCCTGTATCGCCGCCGGTATTGCCAGCCTGTGGGGTCCGGCCCATGGCGGCGCCAACGAAGCGGTGCTGAAGATGCTGGCCGAAATCGGTCATGTCTCCAACATTCCTGCCTTCATCGAAAAGGTGAAGGACAAGAACAGCAATGTCCGCCTGATGGGCTTCGGCCATCGCGTCTACAAGAACTACGATCCTCGCGCGAAGATCATGCAACAGACCTGTCACGAGGTGTTGACTGAACTCGGCATCAAGGACGATCCGATGCTGGATATGGCGGTCGAGCTGGAGCGGATCGCGTTGAGCGATGAATATTTCATCAGTAAGAAGCTGTATCCGAATGTCGACTTCTATTCAGGGATCATCCTGAAGGCGATGGGCTTCCCAACCAGCATGTTCACCGTGCTGTTCGCTGTGGCTCGCACCGTCGGCTGGATCAGCCAGTGGCAGGAACTGATTGAGGATCCGGCCCAGCGTATCGGGCGTCCCCGGCAGATCTACACCGGCTATGGGCCGCGCGATTACGTGTCGGCCGATCACCGCTGA
- a CDS encoding SixA phosphatase family protein gives MRQLLLLRHAKSAWDDPKLPDHARPLNDRGRRAAAAMHKAINALDLRPDLILVSSARRTIQTLEALEPWPHTPRIERMDALYLASSEQMIQVLNSVPETVGCVMLIGHNPGMHDLALTLGNPARDERTARARLNEGYPTCGLAQFELDQPWWGLLPGAARLTRFLTPSELPDMGQHD, from the coding sequence ATGCGCCAGCTCCTCCTCCTCCGTCACGCCAAATCAGCATGGGACGACCCCAAACTTCCGGACCATGCCCGCCCCCTGAATGATCGCGGCCGGCGTGCAGCCGCAGCCATGCATAAAGCTATCAACGCGCTTGATCTGCGGCCGGATCTCATTCTGGTTTCCTCCGCCCGTCGCACCATCCAGACTCTGGAGGCGCTGGAGCCATGGCCGCATACTCCCCGTATAGAACGGATGGATGCGCTCTATCTCGCCTCATCCGAGCAGATGATCCAGGTTCTGAACAGCGTGCCGGAAACGGTCGGCTGTGTCATGTTGATCGGCCATAATCCCGGCATGCATGATCTGGCCCTGACGCTTGGAAATCCGGCAAGGGACGAGCGCACTGCACGCGCGCGTCTGAACGAGGGCTATCCGACATGCGGGCTGGCACAATTCGAACTGGACCAGCCCTGGTGGGGACTGTTACCCGGCGCGGCGCGGCTGACACGCTTCCTTACCCCCTCTGAACTGCCTGATATGGGCCAACATGATTGA
- a CDS encoding thermonuclease family protein — translation MTASPAQVAVVDGETLRVADTVIRLAGVSAPNRGQQCRTPDGSRFDCGAASAEALAEIIKNRPVECEILGHDTNHHSLAICETQTEGQGANQGTVINRAVVQAGWARAETYAEARAETRSAPLKTLGLTSDEEQARAAHRGLWRTYRPQF, via the coding sequence TTGACTGCTTCACCCGCACAGGTAGCCGTCGTCGATGGAGAGACATTGCGGGTTGCCGATACGGTTATACGGCTGGCAGGGGTTTCCGCCCCCAATCGCGGGCAGCAATGCAGAACGCCTGATGGAAGCCGTTTCGACTGCGGTGCAGCCTCTGCCGAAGCTCTGGCGGAAATCATCAAGAATCGTCCCGTCGAATGTGAAATATTAGGGCACGATACCAACCACCATTCTCTGGCCATCTGTGAAACCCAGACAGAAGGCCAGGGAGCAAATCAGGGGACCGTCATCAATCGTGCAGTGGTTCAGGCCGGATGGGCCAGAGCAGAAACGTATGCGGAAGCACGTGCAGAAACGCGCTCTGCCCCCCTCAAAACATTGGGCCTGACCTCTGATGAGGAACAGGCACGGGCAGCCCATCGCGGATTGTGGCGCACGTATAGGCCGCAGTTTTAA